TCTCTGTCTTTATTCATCTGTTGGATCTCTGGGGTCTGAAGTCTGGCTGGAGTGCTCGTCAGACATTCTGGTTGAGGCTTTGTTGTTCGTGCCAAGAGGGAGGGAGGCGTTCCAGGTGGTTTGAGGGCAAGGTGGTCATATATACCGCTGTTTCTGGCACTAGAGGGAGCTCTTGTATTCACTGGCAGTGGTAGGGACTGGGCATAGAGGATGCGGAACTCTTCATCAAATTTCTCAGTTATCTGGCCAGATAACTCGATAAGATTGCTGCTATTGAGTTTGCCATCTGTCCAGTTAAACCTGAAGATAAAGAAATGTGACACAGCAAATAGCTAAGCATAAACATTTCTTCTCAATTATAGACAGAACTGTAGTCAAAACTCCTTTATAATAATTCTGCATTGTTGGAAAGGTCAAACCCACACATTAGATTAtgttagggctgtcaaacgattcaaatttgtaatcaaatcaattacatgatatgctgatttgtTAACTGAATTAAATGCAATAAATCACatacatcaatatttgctgagaaaggactgcaaataaacattattccatatataatgattaaatcatttgaattatatgtaaataattgtaaatataatatatatatgataaatattcaaatacattttataatagtGGCAGAAGAGAAAAGTATTGATTAGCTgatacaaaaagtgactttaaaAGGCAATATTTATTTCCTTATCattaaacataagcctatcactgacTTACACTCAACAGCAAACCATTTAGCAATTTGattcatcaatctgtctgagGTACACTTATTGTAAGGGCTTTATTCAGTATGTGTCTATGTGCACATGCTCAGACTAATAGTTTTGGAGCGTCTCACATTGGTTGCATTGCACCATAAACAGTGTTTTTTGAACGCTGTGTCGAGTGAAACAGTTTGAAACTTCAAAGTCACGTCTTCAGACCCCTGCATTCAGAATTGTTTGAACACAAGTacgcgtcctcatcttgtgctgtctgctgtcggtaagtgtgttttgttgtctgcACAGCTGCGTGGTgccagctggagttgcgcttactgccccctgctgactgagattAGGCGGTAAAGtactttgaaggaatagttcacccaaaaattaagattctctcatcattcactgacacttatgccaacccagatgtgtatggctttctttcatctgctgaacttaaaggaatatttttagaagaatttctcagctcttttggtccatataatgcaagtgaatggttgccaaaattgttaaactccaaaaatcatataagtcagcataaaagtaatctataagactccagtggttaaatcactgtcttcagaagcgatatgataggtgtgggtgagaaacagataattttcacattcttcttcatgtgtttttgatgattcacattcttcatgcataccgcccccttactaggcagggagaagaatttctagcaaaaaatgacttaaatattgatctgtttctcacccagtggagtcatatggattacttttatgatgtcttaaTGTGCTTTCtagagcgtcaaaattttggcaccctttcacttgcattgtatggacctactgagctgaaatattcttctaaaaatcataatttgtgctctgcagaagaaaaaaaggcatctgggatggcatgagggtgagtaaatgataagagaattttcatttttgggagaactaacccATTAAGCTCGAATTGCTCtaatggtaggaaaattccttattacagtccggaGGCATGATTTattgcataaattattttttgcGTGTTACTCTTTatgtaattaatcgcactgaattaatatGTTAAATCAAAAGCCCTagtttaagtgtgtaatttctatgccactagcttcaccaaacagaattgcaaaaataattactattATAGATAATTGCTGTTAGATAGCAATGCTTTTAAAGGGCCACAgagaacacacacattttggggaatcaacctatgaatagcttacagttgtctctgcatattaagctaggataggagaaagaatttttttttaccattaatcaaattacacacttcacctttaaaactaAAAGAATCTTTCAGATTTATAAGAATGCCTCTAAGATGCCTATATTTCATTGTGCACACAAAGTATAACACAACAATCTGTGATTAAGATATTTAGAACATATTGTACAGCAAAGCGTTAGTCTCACCTATATGAACCTGTCGCCACTCTGTTCCCATCAATAAGCATGAATCGCTCATGAACCTTTCCGGTGATCCGAGCACCTGATCTCATGTAGTAGGTAGAGCCTGTTATGGTCCGCACTTTCATttgcttaaaacacacacacacacacacacaaaaactgagataataacaattatttcaaaatgaCATAGCATGAAGTTTATTTAATAGGACAAAAATGTTAAGAAGTCTTATAGGGTTCACCcagaaatggaaattctgtcatcatttactcatcctcatgttgctccaaacccgtatgacttactttcatctgcagaacacaaaataggCAGTGtataagcctcagtcaccattcatcttCATTgtaaacaaaaaagatgcaataaaagtgaatggtgaccgaagcAAACATACTGcctattttgtgttctgcagatgaaaataagtcatacaggtttggaacaacatgaggattagtaaatgatgacagaattttcatttttgggggaactatcccttaaatggaATTTTCATCACACTATATTCATACCGGAAGTTCATCCAACTGTACATGTAGGTTTTTACACATCTGTAGGAATGAGGGGAAAGATGACTGGTCTAAAAGAATGTACACGGGGACTCTGCGGCGTGTGCATGCTTCTTGCAGGTCATGGAAGATATCCAGGTCTGTCAGGGAGTCTGTCACAATAGCAATCACCTAAGGATAAAAATAACTCCTGTTTAATTACCTCCACCCACAGAGAAGATCATAAGAAACAGCATTATGTGATTATGTCATTGAGAATTTATGGTCAAGTTTGGCTCTACTTTATCCAAACAAGGAAATTAACCAACAAGCTTGAAAACCATACAAGAGTCAGACAGACAGGCATGACTGAACAGCCAATGGATATAAACCTTGATGATTTCTTATTACAAATGGTCTTTTAATCGATGCAAGCTGGAACAGATCCAGGCTGCCTGCAGCTATAACTGCAATACACTCAAAAGCCTCTTCAAACTCCTTCATTTCAAGGTGTGAAGAGCCTGTTGTGGCACATCCAATGATCCAGTTTCAGACTTTAGAGGTAACAGTTCTGTGCGATAGACGCTTCAGCAAATTCTTACCATTCCACACATCACTGAATGTCACACATTTACCCTTCCTAGCATCACCTGAAAACCCAATGTCTTTTTGATTCATTGGCACAATTGGAACAAGAGCTACTTTTCTTCATCATCGATTCATCATTGTTCTTATACTGTGCAGTTAAACCCCAGCAAAGGAATTTAGGAGGATGTTACACTCTACAAAGAAAAATAGGTGTAAAACATAAAACTAAAAGGTCTACTGTAGATCTGATGTGTGGAGAAACATGAATACAAAAGACTGCGGAAATTAATGAATCATTCAGTCAAAAATCAACAGTGTACTGAGATGGACAAAAGGTGAAATGAAGACCTATTCAAGAATCAGTGTTTATGTGCTGCTTTGATTTTTGTCGCATTTGACTTATTCACATGGGGTTCGTAAAATCGCTTTATATGTAAtgtgaaaagcgctacacaaatCAAATCAACAACAGCTGAATTATTGCTTATAGGTCGTAGAAAAATGAGATTATCTGAGATTATAAAaattagaactcttttataaatGAAGttgtgtcaagttcatagaaatgttaTCTTCGtgttcatgttggtttcatacatttttgaaaaacatgtatagcattttctacaaaaaataaaaataagaaataaaactaaatattaaataactttaaaaatgctaagtggtgtaaccatcatgtAAAAGGTAtgaaaatactttccttgcaccttgaatactcGTGACTGTACACAACTTCATTCAATTCAAACAAGTTTTCAAACATACTTTtctaagtaaaaacattttttacaccaTAAACATCATGAACTCCAtttgacatgaacaaaatgtgcctttataatttttaaaaatatatatatatatatatatatatatatatatatatatatatatatatataattatttattttttgtactttacACAGTCAGGGTCTAAAGTGGTCCTCTCTGTTGTATGGGTTTCTTGTCTTATGACAACAGAACCACCTGACTTTAATTTGgtggacaaaataataataatggtaacactttacaatttggtttgtattattaaacattattaaatgtattaggtattatgaactaaaCAGTGATGAATGATTATTTCCAgtatttaataatcttggttaatgttaatttttgaaaatacaattgttcattgttagttcatcataatgcattaactaatgttaacattgaCAACTTTTaagtattagtatatgtagaaatcaacattaacaaaaatgatgaaatgctgtaaaagtactgttaactaatgtagttaaataaTATAAACGaatacagccttattgtaaagtattacaataataatgataataatataaaaaaataatattagatGAAGCCAGTATGATAATAAAAGAAGCCAAACcacttatgcaaaaaaaacaaaaaaaaaaacattttatatatatataatatatattagatTTTATACTATCTTCGGACGATTACACAACTTGTTGTTTActttaaatcacacacacacacacacaagctatcAAAATGactgaactcagaaattgaaaacatgttaatCAAAGTAGAGGTGCATTCTCGTAATTATTTTTGATTAAAACTGAAAAGGTGTGAAAAACTACCTCCTTTGCATTTTTTATCATCCTCCTTGCTGCTTCTTTGCAACTATAAATGCACTCGTCATAACTTGGTTGGAAGTGTGCAACAGCGCGCGTCACTCCACGGAACGATCCTGTAGTGAACGCTGGCCAACCCATCTCTAAAACTGGAGGCTCAATATCGGAGATCTCAGGGAAATAAGTGACAGATGAGCAGTCCAGTGTGCCAGAATGGTCCAAATGAGAATCATCTCCGACCAAAGAAATCAGATTTCGGCACGACAGCTGCACGTGAAATCCGCCTGATCTCGTCATCCGAGAGAAAGTTGGGGGTCCTCTCTTTCTTTAGGAATTCCATGAAGGAATCCACCCCACCGGCGATCAACTCTTCCAGAGCGAGTCGGTGTCTCTCATTGTACAGTTCTTTGACATTGACGTCCTGTCCTGTCCTCGGTGTCCGCCAACCAGGCGAATCCTCAAGACACTGGGAAAGAGCCATTACACTCCTCCACGATCAAATGACACTTAACGTTTCCTAAGATGAGTATTACTCGCTAATACCTGTATCCCGTACTTTCATAGGACCCATCCCACTGTCAGACGGCCATTGGTTGATACATTGTTGCCAGCCGTGTTGTTGCATCACGTGTCTACCAAGTAAGCACACCATTGGACGATCCGCCCTGCGCCTATTGGTCAAGAGTTTGAATTTGGAGGCAAACAGAGGCGGTATGATTCTtcactagaggtctgcacgggccttacccctcttggtgcagaacaatctggaaaaatttgaaacactgcaaaAGTCCCCTcaatgcagcctgaacttgtttagaaggcagggcaaagaatgaaacagagcgcaggtgtctcaacatgcgtttttaaaaagcttaagttctttttaacttgacacggtgtttaaaCAGTGCTGGTCCTGCTCAAgacgcggtgcaaatgtcaaaaacattagtccagcatgtgtttaaacagaaCAGACAcgcgcaaaaacacatttggtgtgaacggcccctaactcgtccgtttgcacgtgtctgtgagtgagagcgcgtgcgcgtgcgcgaaacaagttcggtaagcctgtttattttttcattcatacaaacccgacccgaacccgaagtcccACTTGAAAAAAACTGACCCGACCCGAAACccgtcgggttctcgggtcccgtcgggcccgggtcgggttgcagacctccaTTCTCCACTGTTGAAATACAGGTACTTATTTCGTGAATGCACACTCACAGGCGGAGTTTTGAAAATAGGCAGGTATATAAATATAGGTGAACATATAAACAAGTCTCCTGTCACAATTTCAATTCTTAAAGAAGTAACTcctaagaatatatatattttaaaagaatagttcacccaaaaatgaaaattctctcataatataCTCACCCACCATCTTGCCATACCAGATgtttgtgactttcttctgcagtacacaaatgaagatttgttttttttagaggaaaatctcagttctgtaggtgaatggtgaccaaaactttgaagctccaaaaagcatataaaagcagcataaaagtaatccataggactccagtggtttaatccatgttttcagaagtgatatgataggtgtgggtaagaaacatatcaatatttaagtccttttttagtatAAATTCTCCCCCCTGCCCAATAGGtaatgatatgcatgaagaatgtgaatggataaaaacaaaagaagaaagtgaaagtggacatttacactgtgtgcccaattattaggcaaattgtattcctcaggattaattttattgttgaacaaacacaatgctcccagtcaatccaaaatgttattgaacctcaaacctgaatgtttaacaaagaaaatgtgagttttgtctttctcaggggaatatataagtgtgcacaattattaggcaactaaattacaaaaataatttctcccaattcaattgtttattctcaatttttagagtaggtgcaacaaataagtaacacaaaatgacaattaaattacatttttggcctttcaaaaatattcagtgaccaatatagccacccttcttttcagtaACTGCCATGAGCCATCCATCCagggagtctgtcagtttcttgatctgttcatgatcaacttttgctgaagcagcaaccacagcctcccaaatgctgttcaaagagatgtattgtcttccctcactgtaaatctcacatttgagaagggcccacaagttctcagcaggatttaagtcaggtgaggaagggggccaagtcattatttgggcatctttgaggctcttgctggctagccaagcagtggagtacttggatgcatgtgatggagcattgtcctgcataaagatcatagccttcttgaatgctgaggacttcttcctggcccactgcttgaagaaagtactttccagaaactggcagtaggtttgagagttgagtttcagtccatcttcaactcaaaaaggtccaactacctcatccttaatgatagcagcccatgcCAGTACCACttctccaccttgctggcacctgactcaaagtggtgccctgtgtccattagtgatccagccacgggcccatccatctggtccatcaagagtcactcttatttcatctgtccataaaacctttgaaaattctgtcttcatgtatttctttgcccaatcttgacgcttcaacttgtgaatatattcggTGGTGGTCATGTTTCacccttcttgaccttggccatgtctctgagcacttggcaccttgtacttctggacactccaggtaggttgcagttctggaatatggtagcattagaggataatgggttccttgtagcttcacgtttaattcttctcaagtcttttgcagttaatttgcaccttttcttctcAGTGTgtttttttgcgccccagttgactattcgcaacaaaacgtttgattgtccggtggtcacgcctcaataatttagctatttcaagagtgctgcatccgtctgaaaggcattttacaatatttgacttttcagtgtcagttaaatctcttttttggcccattttacctgaggtaatgaagctgccaaataattatgcacaccttgatataaggtgttagtcactttcagaccaccctccctcattacacaaatatataccacctgaaaatgattgaatctaataagcattcaagtttatatggtttggagttggaaaatgtgcatggaaataataagatcagaatactcacttgcctaataattgggcacacaGTGAATAGTGGACTTACATATTGAACGGTTTCTTACGcacatttctttgtgtgtgtgtgtgtgtgtgtgaacatgaaATCACTtatagccttaaaggaatattccaggttcaatacacgttaagctcaatcgacatcatttgtggcataatgttgattaccacaaaaaagcagcaatctgggttacagtgagg
This DNA window, taken from Myxocyprinus asiaticus isolate MX2 ecotype Aquarium Trade chromosome 37, UBuf_Myxa_2, whole genome shotgun sequence, encodes the following:
- the LOC127427986 gene encoding LOW QUALITY PROTEIN: protein FAM83D-like (The sequence of the model RefSeq protein was modified relative to this genomic sequence to represent the inferred CDS: deleted 1 base in 1 codon); the encoded protein is MALSQCLEDSPGWRTPRTGQDVNVKELYNERHRLALEELIAGGVDSFMEFLKKERTPNFLSDDEIRRISRAAVVPKLISLVGDDSHLDHSGTLDCSSVTYFPEISDIEPPVLEMGWPAFTTGSFRGVTRAVAHFQPSYDECIYSCKEAARRMIKNAKEVIAIVTDSLTDLDIFHDLQEACTRRRVPVYILLDQSSFPSFLQMCKNLHVQLDELPQMKVRTITGSTYYMRSGARITGKVHERFMLIDGNRVATGSYRFNWTDGKLNSSNLIELSGQITEKFDEEFRILYAQSLPLPVNTRAPSSARNSGIYDHLALKPPGTPPSLLARTTKPQPECLTSTPARLQTPEIQQMNKDREDRDRKSNPVSDTSTLGEDWIEQELREEVLTSDGPSGVLAVNVCDHITTHTQTVEVIITPTLPSCHISTQTACQTADISVQTSANTFPSRSNQISPGTSSTSSSSSPKNCPKSQEVDCRTVIHCNAAVPQDGDLRECIRKLTKERQYRYSSIRSKLDHMVTLLSHKRELVDLTNLTPGLQRGRKGQQEGKQVHSALDSAMMGTCPRSRCLQ